The Prosthecobacter debontii genomic sequence GGTTGTTCTCGACAATCCCCTCATTGCTCATCAATCTCAGTCCTCGGGCGCGATGATCGTGAAAATTGCTGTCCGTGATGGAAAAGCCCGGTGCACTGGTGGCGGGGACATCGCAGAAATCCCCTGGAGCCACGCCGGACACAGGTTGATCGAGGTGCACAAGATAGACCGCTCCAGGTTTTTCCTCTTTAGAGGTCGGCCAGAGTTTCTTCACATCGGCCTCGATGCCCGCGTTTTTGCCGTCCTGGTATTCCACCTTCACCACCTTGGCTCGGGCAGTGACCTCAAAAACGGGTTCCTTGAGAAAACGGATCTCGTCACCTGCTCGGATCAGCCGGTCAAACCGATCTCCACGATGGGCGCGCATGGCAATGAAGGTGCGCTCATCCAACCAGCGGATCACGGGCAACATCACACCATGCAGATTCACGGCATCATCCCCCATGAAGGAAAAATCGCAGTTTTTGAGGGTTGGCCCCTTGCGCACATAAGCGGCATTGAAGGCATCTGCGGAGGTGGAAAACAGCCGTTCTTCGGTGGCTCCAGCCGGCTTGGGGCCGGGAACAATGCGCACATTTTCAAAGGTGCCCGCTTCCTCAGCAAAACGGATGAGAAAACCGATGCCAGGAGCCGAGTGAACGGTGACATCCTTGAAGGTGAGGCCCGCGCAACCCTCACCGATCAACACGCCTTGGCGCTTGCGCACATTGAGGACGATCCGGTCGCCCTTTTTTAAAGACTCGAACCCCGTGGCCTCCTGACTGAAAACGAGACGGCCTTTTCGAGGCGTGATCCGCTCGATTTTCTTGGGATAATAATCCGGCACCCCCACCTTCCAACGGTTGGCTTCGGGTTCAAACAGATGAACCGTTTGACCCTCCAGATACACGTCCGTCAGATCTGGATACCCCGCGCTGACCTCGAAGTCAGCCGTCCTACCTTTGGCGTCAACCCCTGTGAGTCGGGCTTGAGTGAAGGGTAGAGGATCATAGTCCAGAGTAAGTCCCGTAATCGTCAAATTCTGACAGTCATGAAACCGAAGTGCTGACGGACTGAGATCGGTGCCGAGGAGGGTAACTCCTTCAGCCCGCAAGGTTCGATTTTTCAGTCCTCGGAGTTGCAGTCCTTCCTTGGGTAAACGGTAGGTTCCTGGTGGAATCGTCAAGGTCGTTTCGGTGCCCGTAGCTAGGAGATCCAGCTTAGCTTGAAGCTCGTTCGCCGGGGCGCTGATGAGATCGCTCGCCGAATAAAGAAACCCGCTGAGGGTTACCAACAAGGTTTGAAGTAACATCTGCAATCTCATGAGGGGAGCGAAAGACGAGAAGATGATTGGGTATCGAAGGACAGCAAGGGCTACTGCACCTTGCTGCTATTGGAAAGAAGAGGGAACATAGAATGGCGATCGCCCATCAAAATGGCGCTGTAAAAACCCGTTAACGTCCAATCCTGCCGAATCACGAATCCACCCAAAAGAAGAGCCCCAGCGGGTGTTCTCGCTGGGGCTCTAGGCTTACCGGTGTTCGATCTACAACCTTAGGGATTCATTCAGATCACGGCTCAATAACGGTGATGGTGACCGTGCCGCTGGAAACCAGAGTGCCTCCATTGGCGTCGTTACCCACTTCGACTCGATAAGTGCCAGAATCACTGCCTGTGACGCCATTGATCTCAATGCTTGGCTGATCGGCTTGATCCTGGAGTTCGTTCTCATCCTTATACCAACGGTAGGTCAGGTCGCCGGTCGTCACATTCGGACCTGCTGTCAATTTGATGTTCCCCCCTGCTTCAATGGTGGTGGTGCCTTCCTCTAGAGTCAGCGAGACCGCAGTTACGGGATTGAGCTTTTCGAGAGCAACTTCGTTGCTCTCCACAGAGTTTTCCGTGTTCGTGACCACGACTGTGTAAACGCCATAATCATCCTCAATGATGGCATCAATCACATAGTCTGCAGAGGTTGCCCCAGGAATGTCCTCACCATCCTTTTTCCACTGGTAAGAGAAGTCGGGCTGTCCTTGGGCAGACACCGAGAAAGTCACGCCATCTCCCAAGGGCAAATACTGGTCCGCAGGAGAACGGGTAGCATTCACATTCGAGACTTCCGTGCTGACATTGAGAGATATCGGTGCGCTTTCTTGTCCGTCTGGCGTTGCTCCATTTTTAACGAGCACCGAGTAGTTGCCAACGCTATCGCTGTTTGCGGAACTGATGAAGTAGGTGGAATTCGTCGCCCCATTGATGTTCTCACCGTCTTTCTTCCATTGATAGGTGTAAGGACCCGTGCTGCCGGTAATGCTGGCAATGGTGAAGGTAACACTGGCCCCGAGTCCTACGCGGTCTGTCGAAGGGGTGCGTTGGGCAGTCACCGAAGTGATCGGGTTGGCCACCGTGATCGTTTTACTGCCGGTAACACCATTCGGCGTTGCTGCATTGGTGACCTTGACACTGTAGGTCGTATTGGAATCTGCAAGTGTCAGCGGCCCCACGGTGTAGGTGGAACCCGCTCCCGCTTCTCCTGGAATCTGAGTGCCATCTTTGCTCCAGCGATAAGTGAGCGTCCCTGTGCCGCCTGTGACGTTGGCTTTAAAAATCACAGTGCCATCCACGGGGAGGACGGCAGTATCGGGCTCAGTGGTGACCGTAACGCTAGTGATGGGTTTATTCAGCACCAATTCGGCCTCTTCGCTCTCCACGCGAGAATAGACCGTGGTGATGACCACATCATAGGAATCTTCATCCGCTGAGGTCACACCATTCACTGTATAAGACTTCACATTGACCCCTGCAGCAGTGGAGATGTTGACCCCGCCTTTTCTCCATTGATAATAAACCTCGGTTCCAGGATTCACGGCCACATCAACCGTAAACGTGACATTCGCTCCGCTGTTCACAGTGACGGACTGAGGCTGCTGAGTGATCACCACCGGCAAAGGGTTGAGGCGCACGCTTCCTGACAGAATCGGAGAGTTTTTCAACGTCGTCACTGGATCGGTGGAAGGTAACTGCGGTAAGAGGAAGTGCCCCACCCCCGTAGGAGCGACACCCTCCAATTGCGTTCCATCGCTGGTGGTCACATCTGGAATGCGTGGAATGGCCAGACCATAGAAGGCGGCCTTACGTTTCCCTGCCGGATCGTTCAGCGTGAAACTACCGGTGATCAGGCCCGTGCTGCTGGCCATCTTCACGCTGGTCGCTGCCGGGTTTAGAATGCCGCTGTTTTTGGGAATGGAAGCGGCTCCTTTGGAATCGATCCTGATGGCGCTCAAGTCGGGATTGAGGCTTGCTTGAGCCAAACCGGCACCCTCGAAGTCAATGGAGGCATTGCCTTGTGTCGTGGCTGTCGCAGGCAATGACATTGCATAAGGGGTGTTAGCCGGAGCAACATACGTGTAACCGCTGACCGCCACCCCGAGAGGGCCAAATCCCGCCTTGTACAAACGCTCTGAGGCTGAGGATTGAGGGTCTCTCGTCCAAACGAGTTCCCCGCCCACACGGTAAAGAGGGTAGACCTCATAAGCTGTACCGTAATACGTAAGTGTCGGCATGCCAACGACTGAACCCGTGTTCTTGTAAAGTGACTGATAAACCAAGAATTGATTCTGTCCTCCCACGAAAGAACTGCTGGTAATGGTCGTGCCATCTGCAGTCCGACCCGTAACCTTCACCGTGCCAGAGGGGTCGGATGTGATAACCATGAAGCCTGTCCCATGTGGGATAGAGTTGTCAGTCTCCTCGACATCGGTCACGTCAAGTGCGGCATGGTGCCTTCCGCTCCCCGTGTAGATCTCACCCGCCACTCGGTAGCGGTTTCGGTAAGCCACGAAATCCGCTGTATTGTGGCCATCGGAGATCGTGCCATAGACATCACCACTGTCTGTATAACCGGACAGATAAATGGCGCTGAATTCGATTTGGAGCGGTGTCAGTCCTTTGCGCGCGACCGTTGCGCTTCCACTGGTATAATAAGCCGTGAGATTGGTCGGTTGCTTCATGCTGCCGGTAAAGTTATAGACTTTTCCAGCTTGGCTTAGCTTACCACTGAGCGTTCCTCCTTCGGTGACGGTCATATCGATGCGTCCGCCTTTATTTCCGTTAAGAGCGTTGTTTCCAACCTGCCCGACAAAAACGCCGACCACAGCTTCGGGCATCGGCCAAACCTTCAAGGGAATGTTGCTCACAATTTTGCTGCCGGCAGGGTTACTGACGGTGACTTTCAAGAAATAAGTCCCCGCACTTTTTGGAGCTCCCGTGATGCGGCCCGTGCTTGTATTCACGGTAAGCCCTGAAGGAAGACCTGAGATCGCGAAGGCCGAGATCGACTGGTTAGTGTCTGGATCCGCACCGGGAAGCAGGTAATCGTAAGGCATCCCGACAAAGGCATCATCTGGGACAAATGTATTGTAAACTGGAGGAGCTCCTGCCGCATAGACGCGCCAATCGCCTGACTGTTCAGAGATGCCTTCATCTTCTTTGACCCATGTGCAGGAATAACTCCCGCTGTCTGGAGTGGTTAAATTGATGTTAAATTTTTTGATCACCAAAGTGGCGGTGCCCGCTCCGGAAATACGATCACTGTTTTGCACCACCGCGCCGCCCTTTTTCCAAATGTACTTCACGTTAGGGCTGATCGGTCCAGCCACTTGCGCTTTAAGCGTCATGGTGCCCCCATTTTTCACAAACGCGCTGTAAGTGTTCCTATCGACGACAACGACGGTGGCGGTGTTGCTATCCGCACGTCCTGCCGCACTGCTGGCTCTCACCATATAGGTGCCAGCGTCTGTCAACTTGGCCGAAGCAATGGTCAAGGTTGCCGATTTTTGCCCCGAAACACCTTTACCGTTACGCAGCCAAGTGAAGGCAGGCACGGGAGCCCCTGTCGCCGCCGATTCGATTTTCAATTCCTCGCCTACTTCGACAATCTGCTTGGTCAGAGGCTGAGTGATGACCGG encodes the following:
- a CDS encoding right-handed parallel beta-helix repeat-containing protein, encoding MRLQMLLQTLLVTLSGFLYSASDLISAPANELQAKLDLLATGTETTLTIPPGTYRLPKEGLQLRGLKNRTLRAEGVTLLGTDLSPSALRFHDCQNLTITGLTLDYDPLPFTQARLTGVDAKGRTADFEVSAGYPDLTDVYLEGQTVHLFEPEANRWKVGVPDYYPKKIERITPRKGRLVFSQEATGFESLKKGDRIVLNVRKRQGVLIGEGCAGLTFKDVTVHSAPGIGFLIRFAEEAGTFENVRIVPGPKPAGATEERLFSTSADAFNAAYVRKGPTLKNCDFSFMGDDAVNLHGVMLPVIRWLDERTFIAMRAHRGDRFDRLIRAGDEIRFLKEPVFEVTARAKVVKVEYQDGKNAGIEADVKKLWPTSKEEKPGAVYLVHLDQPVSGVAPGDFCDVPATSAPGFSITDSNFHDHRARGLRLMSNEGIVENNRFERLKGVAITIGPEYAFWREAGWCRDIKIRGNHIRDVAQGTNLLQKNSYTTGAITLMGRVEPQGEKTRYFLGNENITITGNQIENCAVNGITITASRGVMVENNTLRRVNLVREPRMARDYNLTDQAPISVQQAEATVRENQISPEN
- a CDS encoding immunoglobulin domain-containing protein, translated to MVTVLVSLGFETPALAAAPKAPSNVGISATTYGVDSNGNVYSTGAKTTARVYRISWQDNSLDESGFRIEAGFASTGPFEYVGAAAADSTEYVWGPYDPTQDSTLYFRVVAYKYNGTKTEVSASPSQSYAITGDYINLNAAESFKVAEMSDGFLRFNWTDRSSGELFYQIFYKKNSEAASAYKPLSVVYFNTTQVEVQHNLVAGESYNFAIRATRVNTDAAQGVSAQFASVFISPTSGNYPPANSTFYQVPRLSPPTNLVVEKLDNLRVKLSWQDNSDNETSYEVGYREPGSTSNWTTVSINKNLTSYIFSIGPGAYYEWRMRAVSSGSSLTAIDSDYSNVFTLDKMPFIKPEGLVATTSGMSGAVDLTWQDTSVDETNYDVFVRQVDEETEDDEWYLVESMQADSKRITVKDRTVFEDYYSYLVDQSNETQTARVALTPDTEYEFKVVARYQDNNSDESNFASAYARYGFTSRPYQPAQQDVSFSYTLTVSDAVNKVDWTVEDLPNGLSFDASAGTITGTPTQSGVFICPMTVNYINYSASMPLTLRILRRPASPQAATQIVSATVGTATQLTIPLEGKFTDADSEKAVRLQISGDRQVDLLLYPSLTPEAVNNFMGYVDNKAYDGVIFHRNVTDFVLQGGGYVPTQSPYYFASLVKRPSPFNEPGISNVRGSVAHAKVGGSPDSATHDFFFNLVNNNDASNSQALDNQNGGFTVFGRVAGSGMTTVDAISDLPVGSYVSTSDSVGVAIDGAASSLTGVPMDVTGSTAPTTMDITKTVRITSAREVPIFRYEIVAGTAGEEAIAGVSILNGTDILVEGKTAGSRTVTLKAYDLDMNVTQQVFTVNVIKSYKPPVISKQPTSVAVVAGKKAALAVKATGSTLAYQWQKKNGETWMDVSGAESATLPFTAVNGPDEEGEYRVVVSNEMTTVTSNSARVDIREAPVITQPLTKQIVEVGEELKIESAATGAPVPAFTWLRNGKGVSGQKSATLTIASAKLTDAGTYMVRASSAAGRADSNTATVVVVDRNTYSAFVKNGGTMTLKAQVAGPISPNVKYIWKKGGAVVQNSDRISGAGTATLVIKKFNINLTTPDSGSYSCTWVKEDEGISEQSGDWRVYAAGAPPVYNTFVPDDAFVGMPYDYLLPGADPDTNQSISAFAISGLPSGLTVNTSTGRITGAPKSAGTYFLKVTVSNPAGSKIVSNIPLKVWPMPEAVVGVFVGQVGNNALNGNKGGRIDMTVTEGGTLSGKLSQAGKVYNFTGSMKQPTNLTAYYTSGSATVARKGLTPLQIEFSAIYLSGYTDSGDVYGTISDGHNTADFVAYRNRYRVAGEIYTGSGRHHAALDVTDVEETDNSIPHGTGFMVITSDPSGTVKVTGRTADGTTITSSSFVGGQNQFLVYQSLYKNTGSVVGMPTLTYYGTAYEVYPLYRVGGELVWTRDPQSSASERLYKAGFGPLGVAVSGYTYVAPANTPYAMSLPATATTQGNASIDFEGAGLAQASLNPDLSAIRIDSKGAASIPKNSGILNPAATSVKMASSTGLITGSFTLNDPAGKRKAAFYGLAIPRIPDVTTSDGTQLEGVAPTGVGHFLLPQLPSTDPVTTLKNSPILSGSVRLNPLPVVITQQPQSVTVNSGANVTFTVDVAVNPGTEVYYQWRKGGVNISTAAGVNVKSYTVNGVTSADEDSYDVVITTVYSRVESEEAELVLNKPITSVTVTTEPDTAVLPVDGTVIFKANVTGGTGTLTYRWSKDGTQIPGEAGAGSTYTVGPLTLADSNTTYSVKVTNAATPNGVTGSKTITVANPITSVTAQRTPSTDRVGLGASVTFTIASITGSTGPYTYQWKKDGENINGATNSTYFISSANSDSVGNYSVLVKNGATPDGQESAPISLNVSTEVSNVNATRSPADQYLPLGDGVTFSVSAQGQPDFSYQWKKDGEDIPGATSADYVIDAIIEDDYGVYTVVVTNTENSVESNEVALEKLNPVTAVSLTLEEGTTTIEAGGNIKLTAGPNVTTGDLTYRWYKDENELQDQADQPSIEINGVTGSDSGTYRVEVGNDANGGTLVSSGTVTITVIEP